One stretch of Planctomycetia bacterium DNA includes these proteins:
- a CDS encoding RNA helicase, producing the protein MDVFEMRERLVRNYESFIRSFVEISDPRLNAEVENSLASELLWPSPLIQLNPAFEPGGMIDDLVAEGVLHRTCSEVFRAGKQENGPFPGRPMRLHLHQDQAVRTARSGANYVLTTGTGSGKSLSYILPIVDHVLRNGSGRGVQAIVVYPMNALANSQLGELAKFLERAPFTKDRPPVRVRRYTGQENREERDELRVNPPDVILTNYVMLELILTRVGEKRLVEAAKGLKFLVLDELHTYRGRQGADVAMLCRRLREQLESPHLQYIGTSATIAGPGTLAEQRREIARVATDLFGADVRPESVIGETLCRATPVGAPADEAFLGKLAARVQAASPPPAAYDAFLADPLSSWIESTFGVRKADAEDRLVRAVPKTIDAAGSLLSDVTGVDATACKELIREQLMAGYSQARSPEGRPAFAFRLHQFLSRGDTLYATLEPEDSRFITADAVRTHPHNDQALLFPLAFCRECGQEYYSVARVVPARGGDPVFEPRDLGDLAKTGEITPGYLYFSSDPERAWPPGDHTTDAILNRVPEDWKELRKDAEVLKRSRVEQLPHPEHVAVSGQTDPHGLACHFIANPFHFCLACGVSYANRRGTDRPVLGEVGFGGRSSATTLIATTAVTYLRKESRLDPEAQKLLSFTDNRQDASLQAGHFNDFVQIALVRGSLYAAAATASAEGLEYRDLPQRVFEAFEAGLPKDADGNVCKLYAVQPNAQYNAKKSTERAMRDVLTYRLFLDMKRGWRLSMPNLEQCGLLTVEYESLADICMNGADWQGSHRCLVAASGAARHEVCKTLLNYLRRELAIQADCLTEQWQEATKRESSQWLVDGWKIDADEELVTARHAQPRAKGDDTRSTNVFLSARGTLGRYLRRPGNLAAGVPLDEVQGVIRDICRVLTQTNLVQSGKADDPAYQLNAATLRWLPADGTKAFRCPLRVPRTPAAGLRPNTFFVNFYKTAASDVAGMKGHEHTAQVPADKREERETEFRAGRLPVMFCSPTMELGVDIADLNAVNLRNVPPTPANYAQRSGRAGRSGQPAIVITYCTAGSSHDQYFFQRQEKMVAGAVAPPRVDVANEELVRSHVHAIWLSEAGLNLRDSLRDLLVLEEQPGMPLAAEVQAHLDDRPALARTRRRAEQLLESIAAKLDVSAWYTPQWLDEVLAQLPERFDRCCDRWRQLYRAAMAQREREHKRENDNSLSPRHKQEARRFRQEAENQRDLLLNQDTSGSRQSDFYSYRYFASEGFLPGYNFPRLPLSAFIPGRVGSRDQEYLNRPRFLAISEFGPKSLVYHEGQRYQVTKVLLPPSDSEQRLVLHKAKQCRACGYLHPVDGMADDDRCELCHTELPKAEDRLLRLTNVLTRRRERISCDEDERQKQGFDVRTAFRFQRAGGVPSFTTSEVSAAGQPLARLTFGRNAELWRINFGWFRQKLENRQGFHINEQTGEWMGDPDNRPGDADPAVEGPQVSRVIPFVTDTRNTLLIEPVGDVPLDFMASLQAALKAAIQVEFQLEDQELAAEPMPGRDLRRQILFFESSEGGAGVLQQLQADADALRRVARQALEICHFDPDTGADRKRAPRASEDCSTACYDCLMTYANQPDHQRLDRHLVRDFLLELSRAGVASSPAATPRAAHLASLVARCESGLEREWLAFLEAHNLNLPTAAQQVPPALAGCGTRPDFVYADDMAIVYVDGPMHDFPTRQARDRTQAACVNDCGWTVVRFPAQADWTAIVAAHPGLFGRRTP; encoded by the coding sequence ATGGACGTCTTCGAAATGCGGGAGCGGCTGGTCAGGAACTACGAATCGTTCATTCGCAGTTTCGTCGAGATTTCCGACCCGCGGCTCAACGCCGAGGTGGAGAATTCGCTGGCCAGCGAACTGCTCTGGCCGTCGCCGCTGATCCAGCTCAACCCGGCGTTCGAGCCGGGCGGCATGATCGACGACCTCGTCGCGGAGGGCGTGCTGCACCGCACCTGCTCCGAGGTGTTTCGGGCCGGCAAGCAGGAAAACGGCCCCTTCCCCGGCCGCCCCATGCGGCTCCACCTGCACCAGGATCAAGCCGTGCGCACGGCCCGCAGCGGTGCCAACTACGTCCTCACCACCGGCACGGGCTCGGGCAAGAGCCTGTCCTACATCCTGCCGATCGTGGACCACGTCCTCCGCAACGGGTCGGGCCGGGGCGTGCAGGCGATCGTCGTCTATCCGATGAACGCCCTGGCCAACAGCCAGTTGGGCGAGCTGGCGAAGTTCCTGGAGCGGGCCCCGTTCACGAAGGACCGGCCACCGGTCCGTGTGCGGCGCTACACCGGCCAGGAGAACCGCGAGGAGCGCGACGAGCTTCGCGTTAACCCGCCCGACGTCATCCTCACGAACTACGTCATGCTCGAGCTGATCCTCACGCGGGTCGGCGAGAAGCGGCTCGTCGAGGCGGCGAAGGGGCTGAAGTTTCTCGTTCTCGACGAGCTCCACACCTACCGCGGCCGGCAGGGCGCCGACGTCGCCATGCTCTGCCGGCGCCTGCGTGAGCAGCTCGAGTCGCCACACCTCCAATACATCGGCACCTCCGCCACGATCGCGGGCCCCGGCACGCTCGCCGAGCAGCGGCGCGAGATCGCCCGCGTGGCCACCGATCTTTTCGGGGCTGACGTCCGTCCCGAGTCGGTGATCGGCGAGACCCTGTGCCGGGCGACGCCGGTCGGCGCCCCGGCCGACGAGGCGTTCCTCGGGAAACTCGCCGCGCGGGTGCAGGCCGCGTCACCGCCCCCCGCGGCCTACGACGCCTTCCTGGCCGACCCGCTGTCGAGCTGGATCGAATCGACGTTCGGCGTCCGCAAGGCCGACGCCGAAGACCGCCTCGTCCGCGCCGTTCCCAAGACGATCGACGCCGCCGGATCGCTGCTCTCCGATGTCACGGGCGTCGATGCCACTGCCTGCAAGGAGCTGATCCGGGAGCAGCTCATGGCCGGCTACTCCCAGGCCCGCTCGCCCGAGGGCCGGCCGGCGTTCGCGTTCCGCCTCCACCAGTTCCTCAGCCGCGGCGACACGCTCTACGCCACGCTCGAGCCCGAAGACAGCCGCTTCATCACGGCCGACGCCGTCCGCACCCATCCGCACAACGACCAGGCCCTGCTCTTCCCGCTGGCGTTCTGCCGCGAGTGCGGCCAGGAATATTACTCGGTCGCGCGGGTCGTGCCCGCCCGCGGCGGCGATCCTGTGTTCGAGCCCCGCGACCTCGGCGACCTCGCCAAGACGGGCGAGATCACGCCTGGCTATCTCTATTTCAGTTCCGATCCCGAGCGGGCCTGGCCGCCGGGCGACCACACGACCGACGCGATCCTCAACCGCGTCCCGGAAGACTGGAAGGAGCTCCGCAAAGATGCGGAAGTGCTCAAGCGCAGCCGGGTGGAGCAGCTTCCTCACCCCGAACACGTGGCCGTGTCGGGGCAGACCGATCCGCACGGCCTGGCGTGCCATTTCATCGCCAATCCGTTTCATTTCTGCCTCGCCTGCGGCGTCTCGTATGCCAACCGCCGTGGCACTGACCGCCCCGTGCTGGGCGAGGTGGGTTTCGGCGGCCGTTCCAGCGCCACCACGCTCATCGCCACCACGGCCGTCACCTACCTGCGGAAGGAGAGCCGGCTCGACCCCGAGGCGCAAAAGCTCCTCTCGTTCACCGACAACCGCCAAGACGCCTCGCTCCAGGCCGGCCACTTCAACGACTTCGTGCAGATCGCACTGGTGCGGGGCAGCCTGTATGCCGCGGCGGCGACGGCGAGCGCCGAGGGGCTCGAATACCGAGACCTCCCGCAGCGGGTGTTCGAGGCCTTCGAAGCCGGCCTGCCCAAAGACGCCGACGGCAACGTGTGCAAGCTCTACGCGGTTCAGCCCAACGCCCAATACAACGCCAAGAAGAGCACCGAGCGGGCGATGCGCGACGTGCTCACCTACCGGCTGTTCCTCGACATGAAGCGGGGCTGGCGGCTCTCGATGCCAAACCTCGAACAGTGCGGCCTGCTGACGGTCGAATACGAGTCGCTCGCCGACATCTGCATGAACGGGGCCGATTGGCAGGGCAGCCACCGCTGCCTCGTGGCCGCTTCGGGCGCGGCCCGCCACGAGGTCTGCAAGACGCTCCTCAACTACCTGCGCCGCGAGCTGGCCATCCAGGCCGACTGCCTCACGGAGCAGTGGCAGGAAGCCACCAAGCGCGAGAGCAGCCAGTGGCTCGTCGATGGCTGGAAGATCGACGCCGACGAAGAGCTCGTCACGGCCCGGCACGCGCAGCCCCGCGCCAAGGGGGACGACACCCGCTCCACCAACGTGTTCCTGAGCGCCCGCGGCACCCTCGGCCGCTACCTGCGCCGTCCCGGCAACCTCGCCGCCGGCGTGCCGCTCGACGAGGTGCAGGGCGTCATCCGCGACATCTGCCGGGTGCTGACGCAGACCAACCTCGTGCAATCCGGGAAGGCGGACGACCCGGCATACCAGCTCAACGCCGCCACGCTCCGCTGGCTGCCGGCCGACGGCACGAAGGCATTTCGCTGCCCGCTCCGCGTCCCGCGAACGCCGGCGGCAGGGCTGCGGCCCAACACATTCTTCGTCAACTTCTACAAAACGGCCGCCAGCGACGTGGCCGGCATGAAGGGCCACGAGCACACCGCCCAGGTTCCGGCCGACAAGCGTGAGGAGCGGGAGACGGAGTTTCGCGCCGGTCGGCTGCCCGTGATGTTTTGCTCGCCGACGATGGAACTGGGCGTGGACATCGCCGATCTCAACGCCGTGAACCTGCGAAACGTGCCCCCCACGCCCGCCAACTACGCGCAGCGTTCCGGCCGCGCCGGCCGCAGCGGCCAGCCGGCGATCGTGATCACCTACTGCACGGCCGGCAGCTCGCACGACCAGTATTTCTTTCAGCGGCAGGAGAAGATGGTGGCCGGCGCCGTCGCGCCGCCGCGGGTGGACGTCGCCAACGAGGAGCTCGTCCGCTCCCATGTCCACGCCATCTGGCTCTCCGAGGCGGGGCTCAACCTCCGCGACAGCCTCCGCGATCTGCTCGTGCTCGAGGAGCAACCGGGGATGCCGCTCGCCGCCGAGGTGCAGGCCCACCTCGACGACCGGCCCGCCCTGGCCCGCACCCGGCGGCGGGCGGAGCAGCTGCTCGAGTCGATCGCCGCGAAGCTCGATGTCTCGGCCTGGTATACGCCGCAGTGGCTCGACGAGGTGCTCGCCCAGTTGCCCGAGCGGTTCGACCGCTGCTGCGACCGCTGGCGGCAGCTCTACCGGGCCGCCATGGCCCAGCGGGAGCGCGAGCACAAGCGTGAGAACGACAACTCCCTGTCGCCGCGGCACAAGCAGGAGGCCAGGCGCTTCCGCCAGGAGGCCGAAAACCAGCGGGACCTGCTCCTCAATCAAGACACCTCCGGCAGCCGGCAGTCCGACTTCTACTCCTATCGCTACTTCGCCAGCGAGGGCTTTTTGCCGGGCTACAACTTTCCGCGGCTGCCGCTCTCGGCCTTCATCCCCGGTCGCGTCGGCAGCCGTGACCAGGAGTATCTCAACCGCCCCCGGTTCCTCGCGATCAGCGAGTTCGGCCCGAAGTCGCTCGTGTATCACGAAGGGCAGCGATATCAGGTCACGAAGGTGCTCCTGCCCCCGAGCGATTCCGAGCAGCGGCTCGTGCTCCACAAGGCCAAGCAGTGCCGGGCCTGCGGCTACCTGCATCCGGTCGATGGCATGGCCGACGACGACCGCTGCGAGCTCTGCCACACGGAGCTTCCCAAGGCCGAGGATCGGCTCCTCCGGCTGACGAACGTCCTCACCCGCCGCCGCGAGCGGATCAGCTGCGACGAAGACGAGCGGCAGAAGCAGGGGTTCGACGTCCGCACGGCGTTTCGGTTTCAGCGGGCCGGCGGCGTGCCGTCGTTCACCACCAGCGAGGTCTCGGCCGCAGGCCAACCACTCGCTCGCCTGACATTCGGCCGCAACGCCGAGCTCTGGCGGATCAACTTCGGCTGGTTTCGCCAGAAGCTGGAAAACCGTCAGGGCTTCCACATCAACGAGCAGACGGGCGAATGGATGGGGGATCCCGACAATCGCCCCGGCGACGCCGACCCCGCCGTCGAAGGGCCGCAGGTCAGCCGCGTGATCCCCTTTGTCACCGACACCCGCAACACGCTCTTGATCGAGCCCGTGGGCGACGTGCCGCTCGACTTCATGGCCTCGCTCCAGGCGGCGCTCAAGGCGGCGATCCAGGTGGAGTTTCAGCTGGAGGATCAGGAGCTGGCCGCGGAGCCGATGCCCGGCCGCGACCTGCGTCGCCAGATCCTGTTCTTCGAATCGAGCGAGGGCGGAGCCGGCGTGCTCCAGCAATTGCAGGCGGATGCCGATGCCCTGCGCCGCGTCGCCCGGCAGGCCCTCGAAATCTGCCACTTCGATCCCGACACCGGCGCCGACCGCAAGCGGGCCCCGCGGGCGAGCGAAGATTGTTCGACGGCCTGCTACGACTGCCTGATGACCTACGCCAACCAGCCTGACCACCAGCGGCTGGATCGCCATCTGGTTCGTGACTTCCTCCTCGAGCTATCGCGGGCGGGCGTGGCCTCGTCGCCGGCGGCCACCCCGCGGGCCGCGCATCTCGCGAGCCTCGTGGCCCGCTGCGAGAGCGGCCTGGAGCGGGAGTGGCTCGCGTTCCTCGAGGCCCATAACCTCAACCTCCCGACCGCAGCCCAACAGGTGCCGCCAGCGCTCGCCGGCTGCGGCACCCGGCCCGATTTCGTCTACGCTGACGACATGGCGATCGTCTACGTGGATGGCCCGATGCACGACTTCCCGACCCGCCAGGCCCGCGATCGCACGCAGGCGGCCTGCGTCAACGACTGCGGCTGGACGGTCGTGCGGTTCCCTGCCCAGGCCGACTGGACCGCCATCGTCGCCGCCCACCCCGGCCTCTTCGGCAGGCGCACCCCATGA
- a CDS encoding ATP-dependent helicase HepA codes for MSRFAIGTLVKARGREWVVLPESQDDLVMLRPLAGVAEEVTGIVPDLEPIEPAVFSPPDPAHTGDHRSCGLLRDAVRLGVRNSAGPFRSFGSIAVTPRPYQLVPLLVALKQPKARVLIADDVGVGKTVEACLIAAELLARGEARRLAVLCPPHLAEQWQRELSAKFHIDAKLVLASTVARLERECAADQSIFEVHDHLVISIDFIKSNRYRADFLRTCPELVIVDEAHTCTRDADARGSRHQRHELLADLAKSPDRHMVLVTATPHSGNEAAFRSLVALLDPALADLPEDLSGPAHESDRRRLAGHFIQRRRADIKAYLDAQTPFPTREVHKDLTYSLSAPYKALFDDCLDFARELVAVKGEDKRRQRVRWWSAIALLRSLSSSPAAAAATLGNRARGVGATTEQEADELGRAAATDADTENADEADDASAGAEIDESPAPTDRRRLQALAKRAAELEGDADAKLAALVKLLKDMLKRKRAPIVFCRYIATAEYVAASLRERLAVKGLEIACVTGSLPPAEREERVEKLAAFDKRLLVATDCLSEGINLQESFDAVVHYDLAWNPTRHEQREGRVDRYGQRQPTVEIAFLYGADNGIDGIVLDILINKHRSIQKTLGVSVPVPINTEKVVEAIFEGLLLRGGDATATKAVQKLLPEVEEYLKPTTAALHAEWDREAERSKRTRTMFAQEAIRTDVAASWIDACQSIGRTVDVERFVTRAVETLGGIVKPVEKAGGRTVLAIDLAATDPAFRAGLPEGLPDRFDAVFELPHVEKTILLARTHPFVEALASHLVGTAIDDPATAKAARSGAIRTKAVAKRTTLLLIRLRFHILRSVGGDTRELLAEECCIVGFEGAAEQAAWLAPEQAEDLLTATPDANIAPEQSREFVGKVVAAAPALTPWLDAFAAERAKALLAVHRQLRDESRTKGLKYDVRPQLPTDVLGVYVLLPAGS; via the coding sequence ATGAGCCGTTTCGCCATTGGCACGCTCGTGAAGGCCCGCGGCCGGGAGTGGGTCGTGCTCCCCGAGTCGCAGGACGACCTCGTCATGTTGCGGCCGCTGGCCGGCGTGGCGGAGGAAGTCACCGGCATCGTGCCCGATCTCGAACCGATCGAGCCCGCCGTCTTCTCGCCCCCCGATCCGGCCCACACCGGCGACCACCGCTCCTGCGGCCTGTTGCGCGACGCGGTGCGGCTCGGCGTTCGCAATAGTGCCGGCCCGTTTCGCTCGTTCGGGTCGATCGCCGTCACGCCGCGGCCCTACCAGCTCGTGCCGCTTTTGGTCGCGCTCAAGCAGCCCAAGGCCCGCGTGCTGATCGCCGACGACGTGGGCGTGGGCAAAACGGTCGAGGCCTGCCTGATCGCCGCCGAGCTCCTGGCCCGCGGCGAGGCCCGCCGGCTGGCCGTGCTCTGCCCGCCACACTTGGCCGAGCAGTGGCAGCGGGAGCTCTCGGCGAAGTTTCACATCGACGCCAAGCTTGTGCTCGCGAGCACGGTGGCGAGGCTCGAGCGGGAGTGTGCCGCCGACCAGTCGATCTTCGAGGTTCACGACCACCTCGTGATCTCGATCGACTTCATCAAGTCGAACCGCTACCGGGCCGACTTCCTCCGCACCTGCCCGGAACTCGTGATCGTGGACGAGGCCCACACCTGCACCCGAGACGCGGATGCCCGCGGCTCCCGCCACCAGCGTCACGAGCTCCTCGCCGATCTGGCCAAGTCTCCCGACCGCCACATGGTGCTCGTCACGGCCACGCCCCACAGCGGCAACGAAGCCGCCTTCCGCTCGCTCGTGGCCCTTCTCGATCCCGCGCTCGCCGACCTCCCCGAAGATCTCTCCGGCCCAGCCCACGAGTCCGACCGCCGCCGGCTCGCCGGGCACTTCATCCAGCGTCGCCGTGCCGACATCAAGGCCTATCTCGACGCCCAAACCCCGTTCCCGACCCGGGAGGTGCACAAGGACCTCACCTACTCGCTCTCCGCCCCCTACAAGGCCCTGTTCGACGACTGCCTCGACTTCGCGCGGGAGCTCGTGGCCGTGAAGGGCGAAGACAAACGGCGGCAGCGGGTGCGCTGGTGGAGCGCGATCGCCCTGCTCCGGAGCCTGTCGTCGAGCCCCGCGGCCGCCGCGGCCACGCTCGGCAACCGGGCCCGCGGCGTCGGCGCCACGACGGAACAGGAGGCCGACGAACTCGGCCGCGCCGCCGCGACCGATGCCGACACGGAAAACGCCGACGAGGCCGACGACGCCTCCGCGGGCGCCGAGATCGACGAGTCGCCCGCGCCAACCGACCGCCGCCGGCTCCAGGCCCTCGCCAAGCGGGCCGCCGAGCTCGAGGGCGATGCCGACGCCAAGCTCGCGGCCCTCGTCAAGCTCCTCAAAGACATGCTCAAGCGCAAGCGGGCCCCGATCGTCTTCTGCCGCTACATCGCCACGGCCGAATACGTGGCGGCCAGCCTCCGGGAGCGGCTCGCCGTCAAGGGCCTGGAGATCGCCTGCGTGACGGGCTCGCTGCCGCCGGCCGAGCGCGAGGAGCGGGTCGAGAAACTCGCCGCGTTCGACAAGCGGCTGCTCGTGGCCACCGACTGCCTCTCCGAGGGGATCAACCTTCAGGAGTCGTTCGACGCCGTCGTCCACTACGACCTCGCCTGGAATCCCACCCGTCACGAGCAGCGCGAGGGCCGCGTCGATCGCTACGGCCAGCGGCAGCCGACCGTCGAGATCGCCTTCCTCTACGGCGCCGACAACGGCATCGACGGCATCGTCCTCGACATCCTCATCAACAAGCACCGCAGCATCCAGAAAACGCTCGGCGTGAGCGTGCCCGTGCCGATCAACACGGAGAAGGTGGTCGAAGCGATCTTCGAGGGCCTTTTGTTGCGGGGCGGCGACGCCACCGCGACGAAGGCCGTGCAAAAACTGCTTCCGGAGGTGGAGGAGTATCTCAAGCCCACCACCGCGGCCTTGCATGCCGAATGGGACCGCGAGGCCGAGCGGTCGAAGCGCACCCGCACGATGTTCGCCCAGGAGGCGATCCGCACCGACGTGGCCGCGAGCTGGATCGACGCCTGCCAGTCGATCGGCAGGACGGTGGACGTGGAGCGGTTCGTGACCCGCGCGGTCGAAACGCTCGGCGGCATCGTGAAGCCGGTGGAGAAAGCCGGTGGCCGCACGGTGCTCGCGATTGACCTCGCCGCCACCGATCCCGCCTTCCGGGCCGGCCTCCCCGAAGGCCTGCCCGATCGCTTCGACGCGGTCTTCGAGCTGCCGCACGTTGAGAAGACGATCCTCCTCGCCCGCACGCATCCCTTCGTGGAGGCCCTGGCCAGCCACCTCGTGGGCACGGCGATCGACGATCCGGCCACGGCGAAGGCCGCCCGCTCCGGGGCGATCCGCACGAAGGCCGTCGCCAAGCGGACCACGCTTCTGCTCATTCGGCTGCGGTTCCACATCCTCCGCTCGGTGGGCGGCGACACCCGCGAGCTGCTGGCGGAAGAATGCTGCATCGTGGGCTTCGAGGGAGCGGCCGAGCAGGCCGCGTGGCTCGCCCCGGAGCAGGCCGAAGACCTGCTCACGGCTACTCCCGACGCCAACATCGCTCCCGAGCAGTCGCGGGAGTTCGTGGGCAAGGTGGTGGCGGCCGCCCCGGCGCTCACTCCCTGGCTCGATGCCTTCGCGGCCGAGCGGGCCAAGGCCCTGCTCGCCGTTCACCGCCAGCTTCGCGACGAGAGCCGCACGAAGGGCCTCAAGTACGACGTCCGCCCGCAGCTGCCGACCGACGTGCTCGGCGTCTACGTCCTCCTGCCGGCCGGATCGTGA